The Primulina huaijiensis isolate GDHJ02 chromosome 9, ASM1229523v2, whole genome shotgun sequence genomic interval CAAAGCACTTTCAGGTATAGATTGATGTAAATCTTTCATGATCCAATTATTGATTTTTCCACTTTGCCTATTATATATCACCCTCCGCTTCAACGAATTCGGTTTCTCAATCTCACGAGTGCGTTACGCAGACATGAAAGGAAACAAGAAATAAACACAAACCATGTTGTCgtgaaaaaaaatctaattgaGAGAACTTATCTTACCTCGTCTCATTTTCACAACACCTCTGAATACTTGAATGTTGTTGTAGCACAAAGCTAGAGTCCCTATTGCCATTATCTGTGGATATTAATAAAGCCAAATCAAATGTACCTTCTGATTCTTTACAATAGAAATTTGAATGCAAGCCAGAACCACTCATGGATGTGGTGATGACATTAGCCATGCAAGTTATTCACaggaagttttatttttaatgttctAGACAACATAACCATGGTTTAATTGAGAAGATATTTAAAACGATGCAATAACATGTATACCTGTGGAATTGCACAAAATCGAAAGATTGCTGGATCCCGCAAAGCAGACATGTATTTCAGGCAGTCTTCAGCATGTGATAAAGCATTTGTGACCATGTCATTCAGGCATTGCACTGCTTTAACTGAATCGTCTTCATATTTTAAGTCCTGCAGGAAATCCCAACAGCAGATACTGGATTTTAATTTACTGAGTTACAACTAAATCCATAACTGTGAAACAACTTAACTTCTGAAAGGAAGTATAGTATTGAGATGAAGGCATGAAGCAAAGAAAAAAAAGTACCTCGAGTTTGTCAACATATTTATTCCAAATTTGGCGAGGCCAAAACATTCTTGATTTGGGAATCTCATTGATATCCTCCAGATAATCCCTGATAATATTTGTTTTCTATACTTACCGCAAAGAAACAAGGCAAGTATCATGAGTTTCAAATGGGAGAGAAAAAGTAAAACATTGATTTTGCTAACAGTACCTGAAGAAACAAACCCATCGAGTTCGAGAGAGCAGCTGAAGCAAGATCTTCTTTTCCCGACGCATGGAAAAGCTTTGACAATCCTAATCCGACAAGTCCAGCCACATAGTGACAATATTCATTATAATCATCTATTGTTTCTACCTGGGAAGAGTAAAAAATTGTTATGAATGCAATTTGATGCTTGCCGTTCCACGCATAGGACtccacaatattttttatttcttaattcaTCAATGGCATATTAAAATGATTGACTTGGTTATAACTAAGGAAAAACAAAAGGCAATAATTAGATGATACTGTTGCTAAgagatatagaatccataagCTGACATCTCTACGTTCCTGATGAATaatagttttgaaaacaatGTCGATCACATGAGCCAGCAAAGCTGATAAATGACATTCTAGATTCCATGACATCACCTTTTTCCTCGTAGGTAACAGTTTTGAAAATGTTGTCGAGTTCAGAAGCAATCGAATATTATATTAGTATATTCTAGATTCTATTGAAGACTTAGCCAAACAACAAGTGACCCGAACTTCCAAAGCATTAATACAACCAACACGAGTGTGAATAGCTAGCTACCTCCTTGCATATAAATTTTGCCATTCCTGCGCCCATTCTCATGGTAATATCCTCAATAGCCTCTTGATAACTGCAAAAGAGAACAAAACTTTTCATTCACAAAGAGTTTCATTTTACACGTTGAACTAGTTGTGCCAAGCATCAGTAATCAGGAGTGTAACGTCACAGAAGAAATAAAGCATGATTTTATGAGGAGATTGTGGAATTGAAAAATATCTATTATCACCAGCAGAATTCAGAGTAATTCCAATCTCTACTTTCGGTCAAACTGGTGCACAGACTCCAATTTCCTggctaattttaattattttgcttCCAGGTTCTCCCTCCACAATCTAATTGAAGTGTAATGCCTTACACAATCTCGTCCACTAGCAGAAATATTGTTCAGACAAAGCATATAGTATAAACATTAATCTAGTTCCCCAGCTCAATTCATCGAATGCCAAATAAATTCTACACACATCTCAAGAAAACATAGATATACTACTACATGAGCAATGATTGTCAGTAAAAAGGTTTACCTGCTTCCAAGCTCCAGAAAAGCCGTCGACAGATGATGGAACTCATCCATGAGAACCTTGTAGTCCTTAGTCCCACCTGCAAGGACATAACAAGGATGGCTTAGAAATTTGCTGAATTCAGTGGAGTTTAGATAACAGAAAAAATTTCATCAGGATGTCCCTCATGTTCGAAATAATGAAGGTGAGAACAGCAGTCGGCGGAAATAGAAGTGTCTATCAAACAAATGAGACCCGACATCATTTAAAGAGTAACCAACCCCTGCATGAGTAAGTTGAAAAAGGTGGGAATTAATATAATACTTTTTGACCTGTCTTATGCTTCGTCCTACAATAGCAGCAGCTAGAAAGAATACTGCTTACTCCTGCCCCATTAATTTTTATCATCTCTTTTACTAGTTTGTCGTGACTAGGACCTTGATGTTTGATAAATGATTCTATATGACTCATTTTTATGGAGATTAAAATAAAAGACTGAACTATTGTAGTCATAAAGTGGGAGATTGGTACAAGAATGATGGTATCTCCTTCGACTTTAATGTAATGATAACAGAAAATAATATAAGGTAAACAACAGATTTAGGTGTCCCTTTTACCAATCAAAGCAGGTAATGTGTCCCTAGAAAAACTCGGAGCCTACATTGGTTTACAGTGTCAAGTATTGTGACCAAAATGCCTCAGCAGGTGCTGTAACAACTATATTCAGACCACATGCTCATTCTTTTAACAGCATTTGGTCTATTGTAAAAGGATGGTGGATGTCAGAATATCAAGTTTTTATTTCCTTCATGACATGCTCGGATGAGGATATATAAAAGATGAATTGAGGGTCAGGGATTATAACAAAGTTTGTCAAAGTGACCAACAAGAGGTGAAGCCTTGTCAGACCTAAACTATAGCATATTCATATTAATAACAAGGAGCGGATACAAACTAAAATGATCCCAACACTGTCCTTAAAAGAATGAAACGAGAGCTCTTAATAGAAATTATGTGAAGAAGATCAAATGGCAGAACCTTGAAAACTCACATGAAAAATGCCAATCACGGTCATATATGTGACGGTGAAAAGACATCAAAATCGGTACTTTAACCTTTGTTGCTATGCTTGTATCATCCTCTGTCATAtcaatcaaaataatcattaaGATGGTTATTTggaaatctaaaaatttaaaatgaaatattttgtaatCAACACCAGATTATTAGTTCCTGGATTAATTTATCCCCAAGGGTAATGACTTCAAAGAGACTAATGGatgaatttttttccctttttcatgTAAAGGTAACAGTTTCTGCATTCTGAGAATTGAGGATTGGCTCCTTATCAAGACAGGGTTAAGCCAATGTAAAATTAAGGAGACTCAAATGTCTGAAAATTGGACCATCTCAGGCTTACGTTCATGAAAAAGTTGTCCAGTGATGCGATGCAAAACTCCTTTTTGGCATATTGGAATCACCCAAGACCAAATAAGGCAGGTAGCCAAATTGGCAGGATTTTGGGTGTTTTTCCTTTTCtggtaaaattttatttaggttATAAGGGAGTGTTTGCAgtcattcaaaaaaaataattattgaattctggcttaaaaatcatttttgtgTGTTTCTTAAACTTAGATTCTGCATTAgcttctaattaatttaattgaagtCTAAAAGCTGTGGGATGGTGATTCTGATTCTATAAAGTGATTCCAGTAATTAGTTAGTAGTAAAATcagttatttatcaaatattacCAACTTCTCATTTTTagctttttgtttttgttttcaaacactactcatttgatttttttacacTTCTTCGTAATCTATAAATTTAGTCACTTCTTTAAAATGATAATCTATTGCAAACACTCCATAAATTAGCTAAGTAGTCAGAATTCGattctaatttaattttaatggaCTGATAATTCTTTTCATTACGATAATTATACTTtccattttcaaaatatttccggaaattaattattgtaaatCCGTCTATAAATATGGACATAGTTTCATTAACAAGGGGGAAGTTGATGGAGGAATACAATTATTTTGAGTGTTTTActatattttcaagattttcatgTCTATTCTGTGTAAATCCGTGGGATTATCCTAATGTTTTACTATATTTCTGAGATTTTCCTAGCTTTTCTGTGTGAATATACAAGTTAATCCATTTTATTTTACACTTTCGCTACATCTAGGCATCTAAAATGTgaaaattcattaaattaaCGGAAGCACACACACGGTAGGTCAACAAGATTATAGGCATGGTATTTTAGTAAAATACCTTCATGGCTCAATCCTATCATCAGCTagacaaatttaaaaatttagtaATATGGAACCCTAAACAGGATTAATCACTTCCAATATTGATATTCATGTAATTCCAGATAACGCTAATTTAAAATGTAACATCCGTGTCTGTTCTACCAGCATTAGAAcgaaactgaaaaaaaaaatgtggtgCCAACAGGAAATCTTACCGACAGTATCAAGAGCTCGGAGAACCAAATAGAAGATGCATATCTGCAAAATTCCATATTATTTGCTTGATTAGCCAATTGACTTATTAAAATAACTAgtgaataaaaacaaaatacaaaaaaacaaaaaaacaaaaaaaaaaatttaccagCCCTTTCATTCTGATCACACTTCATTTAATCTagttattacttttgttaccaaCTTGCTCCTTAGTGTGAGGAATCAAGAAACCAAATCTTTAGATGCTTCTACTTGGTATTAGCATCTCCTCATAGTTTAGTGACAGCCTATTATAGAAAAATCTTTTGCCAGGCTACCACCCATGAGCGCAAGCTTTTGAAAACGTAGTTTCAAATGAAGACATCACAAGTTAGCTTTAAAAATTGATGACTTAAATTTTGATTAAGTTGGTTTTGACGATAATTTTGGATCTTTATTACCCACAATCCCCCAAACATCAGTATCCACCTTAGATattaatttcattcatattTTTACGGGTCTCGGCTTGCATTATTGTTAGACGGGCTATTATAAAATCGAACTTTTGGAAAAATTGTTTTCATCGCATTCACACAAATATAGAATGCTCAGACTAAAAACTTACGCAAAGCCTTCTCAACAAAAAAATCTACAACGATATGAACAGCTGGCAAATTTTGTACCAAAATAACAACCCGGGAAaagataaatcaaataaacttaCTGCATCACGAAGATCGGTATCGAGCTGCTGAATAACGAGAGCAAAACTTCTCGAAACTTTGTGAAGCATAGAGTAGCAAAATCCCCAGTGTGGCTCCGACGGAATCTGCTTCTCCGCATTCCTCGCCGCCAACTTCAGCTTCACCAACGGATATAAATCGTCTGGATGCTGCCAAATCGCAAGCAAACTCCCCATTTTTACGCCTGCTCACCAACAATTtaaaaccacaaaaaaaaaattcaaattccaaCCTCTCCACAAATCATAGaacaacccaaaaaaaaaaaaatcaacaaatgaACATCCTTCCATCCGATTCCAGATATCAAAAAACAGAAAATCCACGTTTCCAAAAAAGATTCCCAGTCATTTTGCACGAAACATGAACCGATTAAAACAGCATGGATTCATAACAAGAAGATCTGAAGTTCCAAGCAAAATCATCaagcaaaaatcactcaaattaAGTGCATTCCGTACCTTCGACGGGTTTGAAAGCGGTCTGTTCCGGTAACTGCGAATCTTTAGAGAATTTATGGTCCCCGATTATCGAAAATAGGACGTAAAAATGAAACTATTAAAATTGCGAATTCACTGGTCCATTATATATTGATATAATCAATGGAAATAGTGGAATAAAGTTGGCAAAGGGAGCGATAAcaatttcacacacacacacacacacacaatgtCAACGTCAccactttcaaaagaaaaataataaataaataaatttgatttattcTACTCACATTCAAACTTATCATacaatattttcatcataaataaataatcatctttggctttaaaaattttttttagtttacaTATGTTTCGATTGAATTTCAAACCCGAAAACTTATTTTAAACTTAGATTTTGATGACTTTATTTcaatctttcttttaaaaattgtgcatttattttttttagtttacaTATATGAGTGAGTCTtatgtgataccgtctcacggatcttaatctgtgagacgggtcaaccctacccatattcacaataaaaagtaatactcttagcataaaaagtaatactttttcatggatgacccaaatatgagatccgtctcacaaatacgacccgtgagaccgtctcacacaagtttttgcctacatTATATTACGAACCCGAGAACTTATGTTAAATTTGGATCTTGGTGGCTTAATTTCAAGAGCAGGtctttttgtgagacggtctcacgaatatttatcagtgagacgggtcaaccctaccgaaattcacaataaaaagtaatactcttagcataaaaagtaatattttttcatggatgacccaaataagaaatctgtctcacaaaatacgactcgtggaccgtctcacacaagtttttgtctaagtTTAATCTCTCTTTTAAAAGTTGTGCATTTACTATTATTTGCGaacataaaattatattgtatttgtaattaaaaaaaattatattgtatttatttagggaaatacaatttaaaatttattcaattCAAATGCGAACCAATCAAAAAAGCAGCACAACTCGCGTTCCCACAAATAATTCGACGCCTTATTTAGTTATCAAAGCCCACAAATTTTATGTGCACGCGCGCTTCACATAGTGCCGACCTCATTTTTCTCCGTCATTTACTTATCATGGTACAAGAGATTTAGCGTAAAACGGTCCCACTAATTGAAAGGTTTTTAAGATGAATTATTGAAGCATGCTATTTGTATTTTacatatcaaaatattatatataaagtgtttgataaaatgtttcaaccaaatatatttttaaacactCAACAATATATCTTTCAAATGATTTACCAAATTGTTTAATCGATTTCTACGAAAGAACCGAACTATTGTAGCTCAATTATTATCTCCCAACCGATCATATCacacaaaattcaaaatcataattaaaattaaattaaatgatataataaatacagacatttaaatataacttatatttttaagagatgttagattcaaatttgaatttttttacaaaaaaattttcagaaaGACTTCACatttaaatacatatttattttttatttgtttttaaatatttaatgtagTAAGTAAATGTATTAAtacttattaatattttttttataacatattattttgaaggaaactttataaatatagtaaaaactttttttttttttgcttatttcgtgtaatttatgtatttttgcaaatgtttttttaaaaaatgaatatagaattttatccaattttttattttaattaatgtaatttttattattcttgTAAGCATgtatttgtatttaaaataaaatatatttttttcgacGAGTTTCTTAGTTTTTTCCCCCCTCggagaataatttaaaatttttacaacTTTTCTAGTACATTGTCTCGACTTATATATACCCACATCGTGCTTGATTATTGTGTGCTAATTGGGTCAATTGCAATCCTAGTTATTACATTTCACTTCAAATTTGATATCGAGTTGTTCCATCCGGATTGGGAAATGCTAGCTGACTAAATTGGACTTGAAAGTATTTCTTTGCTTGCTTTCAAATTTCCCCTACCAAACATCTTATTTGGACTAGCCAGACGCATGTTTAGTTTTCGTGGACGATATTTTTTTAGTTgggatgattttttttatataaaattatgaacgattatattgaaaatatttgtgattatttttgttatttgttagttagaaaatgtgatttttttacaaaataacgAAGCAATTATAGTTAATTATCTTGGAAGTTTATGCAGCGTGCAACCGAGTGACCGTG includes:
- the LOC140983793 gene encoding squalene synthase 2-like — protein: MGSLLAIWQHPDDLYPLVKLKLAARNAEKQIPSEPHWGFCYSMLHKVSRSFALVIQQLDTDLRDAICIFYLVLRALDTVEDDTSIATKVKVPILMSFHRHIYDRDWHFSCGTKDYKVLMDEFHHLSTAFLELGSSYQEAIEDITMRMGAGMAKFICKEVETIDDYNEYCHYVAGLVGLGLSKLFHASGKEDLASAALSNSMGLFLQKTNIIRDYLEDINEIPKSRMFWPRQIWNKYVDKLEDLKYEDDSVKAVQCLNDMVTNALSHAEDCLKYMSALRDPAIFRFCAIPQIMAIGTLALCYNNIQVFRGVVKMRRGLTAKVIDRTKAMPDVYGAFYDFSRMLKFKIDDNDPNARKTKDNLEVILKICRDSGTINERKSYVIQNKPQYNTATFVIFFIIIAILVSYLSATRATTV